From the Rhinatrema bivittatum chromosome 7, aRhiBiv1.1, whole genome shotgun sequence genome, one window contains:
- the PWWP2B gene encoding LOW QUALITY PROTEIN: PWWP domain-containing protein 2B (The sequence of the model RefSeq protein was modified relative to this genomic sequence to represent the inferred CDS: inserted 3 bases in 2 codons), protein MEAGGRELQAGSWVPVLVEQVVNDTLLVTLSYGERSFTGVLLDCSKKSGLFCVPPSLLPKQDEPPANNCTNGLLDNEEQMEPVLEVDSQPERSAKHVQGKTMVKXPSLVPCPGSIPPCPPYFEGAPFPPPLWLRHTYNQWVPQPPPRTIKRTKRRLSRNRDSGRLIMSTIRLRPRQVLCEKCKNTLNPSEDRKDRQDRRMEKLNILNKSEKNKRERKEDKYPLELVPRSPVIKISYSTPQGKGEVVKIPSRIHGSIEPFCPKRLLLNGGGDQEKNRDSEKCQETKGFADKSANGPFASIPKLKLTRPVHSNADIPPPKXQTETHRTNDGESVSVYKAELIDGINVLQSTRASDSAAFYTDEPTERPFLRLCSGSSGDEDGLQGLFPTVKTTHSNLTLLMNFHKRKADSSSLSVCSNDSLDESKSSSSEPTSIEMCDFLPGDEISVSSSSKVECKTVPPLTVRLHTKNVSKCITEEGRTVSVGDIVWGKIHGFPWWPARVLGISISQKENGEPTWQEAKVVWFGSPTTSFLSLTKLSSFCDFFKLRFNRKKKGLYRKAIAEAATAAGHLTPEIRELLTQCEA, encoded by the exons GTCTGGGTTGTTTTGTGTTCCTCCATCTTTGTTGCCAAAGCAAGATGAACCACCTGCTAACAATTGCACTAATGGACTCCTTGATAATGAAGAGCAAATGGAGCCGGTGCTGGAGGTGGATTCGCAGCCTGAAAGAAGTGCTAAGCACGTCCAAGGAAAAACAATGGTCA TTCCTTCTCTTGTGCCGTGCCCGGGAAGTATCCCTCCTTGCCCTCCGTATTTTGAAGGcgctccttttcctcctcctttatGGTTAAGACACACTTACAACCAATGGGTACCTCAGCCTCCACCAAGGACTATAAAAAGGACAAAGAGACGATTGTCACGAAACAGAGACTCTGGCAGGCTTATAATGAGCACCATTCGGCTAAGACCAAGACAGGTTCTTtgtgaaaaatgcaaaaatacattAAATCCCAGTGAGGATAGGAAAGACCGGCAAGACAGAAGAATGGAAAAATTAAATATTCTGAATAAG agcgaaaaaaataaaagagagaggaaagaagacAAGTATCCTTTAGAACTGGTGCCCAGAAGTCCAGTAATAAAAATATCATACAGTACCCCACAAGGTAAGGGGGAAGTTGTGAAAATTCCATCCCGTATTCATGGGTCTATTGAACCATTTTGTCCAAAGCGCTTATTACTGAATGGAGGTGGGGACCAAGAAAAAAACAGAGACTCTGAAAAATGTCAGGAAACCAAAGGTTTTGCAGATAAGTCAGCCAACGGTCCATTTGCTTCCATTCCAAAACTGAAGCTAACTAGGCCTGTGCATTCCAATGCCGATATTCCCCCTCCTAA TCAGACTGAAACTCATAGGACGAATGATGGAGAGAGCGTTTCTGTTTATAAAGCAGAGCTTATTGATGGGATAAACGTACTCCAGAGCACAAGAGCATCTGATTCTGCTGCATTTTATACTGATGAGCCAACAGAGAGACCTTTCCTGAGATTGTGTTCAGGAAGTTCTGGAGATGAAGACGGACTTCAAGGGCTTTTCCCCACCGTAAAGACGACCCACAGTAACTTGACTTTGCTAATGAATTTTCATAAAAGAAAGGCAGATTCTTCCAGCTTGTCGGTATGTAGTAATGACAGCTTAGATGAATCCAAATCCTCCAGCTCGGAGCCAACGTCAATAGAAATGTGTGACTTTTTACCTGGAGATGAAATTTCAGTTTCTTCGTCTTCCAAAGTTGAGTGTAAAACCGTGCCACCATTAACAGTCAGGTTGCACACTAAAAATGTTTCAAAGTGCATCACTGAAGAAGGAAGAACTGTTTCAGTGGGAGATATTGTATGGGGTAAAATCCATGGTTTTCCTTGGTGGCCTGCACGAGTTCTTGGTATTAGCATCAGCCAGAAGGAAAACGGAGAACCCACCTGGCAAGAAGCAAAAGTTGTATGGTTTGGTTCCCCGACTACATCTTTTTTATCACTTACAAAACTCTCCTCTTTCTGTGACTTTTTCAAACTGAGGTTTAACCGTAAGAAGAAAGGGTTGTATCGGAAAGCTATTGCAGAGGCTGCTACAGCTGCTGGACATTTGACCCCAGAAATAAGAGAGCTCCTAACGCAGTGTGAAGCATAA